AGCGAAAAACTTAAACCTTTCCTTGAAATACATATTAGAATACAGATTCTATTGGTGTAACTTACTTGTGCCAAtgatctaaagaaataaaacatataccCCACAACCAAACAAATCAAAACCATTTCTTCTCTGAATCTTCAAATGACCCTTCtactaaaaaaggaaaaaaaaacaaaaaaacaaaatcttaGTGCAATAAACTCACCAGATTAATTGTGTGCATTCCATACTATATCTAATCAAACACCACAAGtaatacaaaaataacaaaaaataatattactaatagaaaagaaatgaaatctACTACTTGCTGATAAGCTCCAGCATGTTGAATATCAAAGCAGTTTTCAGAAGCCAACAACATTTCCTACATTTTTGACATTAGCTGGAAGAGATTATTAATAACAAATTAGTATTTTAATTTGCTGTTTCTAATTTCTTTAGGGACATAATATAAGCAGAGAATTGCAAATCCTTAAGTTCTTCTTTTCCAATGCTTTGATGAATGAGTACCATCACGTTCAGTCTTTCAAGGGTCATTTACAATACACCAAGTACACATGCTACAATGAGGCAACCATCTTATAGCCTCAGACTCTTAGTTTCACAGAATATAAAAGCTTTTAAGGGAAACCAAAAGGATTTACTGAATGGTTCATGAAGCATgtaaaatttcaaatattttgtGCACTAAAAAACGGAACAACCACCACACACCTGGAAGAGCCAATGCTGTGGAGGTCGATACTAGGTCACCTTTACCCTGAGCACCAGCGCCACCACGGTCCTGTGCTTGCTCGATAGACAAGTCCATAACTGATCCATATTCAGCATGTACCTTCAAATCAAGCAGCTGCAACGTCAATACTTCGTTCACTGCTCAGAATTAACACTACAAATATCCAATCAGACAATTTCACTGGCAGCATAAAACACAGTATCTTTGCTGCAGTCATCCTTAAGAGGACGATGAACCATAATCAAGAAACCAACAGCCAAATTCAAAACTTTTCCCTGCCCTTTTttactaaaaatttaaaaaaaaactaccaGTTAAATTACATTTTTCCCAGGATATATCATGTTCAATTGCTCTCCAGTAGTTTCACAACAACGTGAGCACTCAGCCCCTTTAATTTGACCAGATGATTCCTTCTTAACTCGAGACCTCgaaaaaaaagcaagaaaatcttgcacaagaaaaaaagaacccTGAAGCAAGCCTTTCTCTTACAGAccagattaataaaagaagctcGATAAGTAAtcgagaaagaaaaataaagagaaagtTCGAACCTTGTAGCTAATTCGAATCTTCTTGCTGCAACGCCCCGGGCAAAGACGAACATAGAACAAACCCAAAGTCAGGAAGAAAGAAGCGATTCAAAGATAttggagagagatagagagaaaaagagggagagagcagGAGAGGAGACGAGAAaggggaagagaagggaagagggATTGGGATTTAGGGTTTATGGGAGAACCTCTCGGGATCGGGGGGAGTGGAGTGGCCGTGGGCGGGGGAGAAGAGATCGAGGGCACGCTTTAGGGATTTGAAACTAAGCTTCTTGAGCGACTGCGGCTCCACGGGCTCCATCGCCGCCGGTGCCGCCATCGCGCCCGGCATCGACCTCGACCTAAAATTCCCCTCCCTTATGAGCACAGCtttctgcttctttttttttttttcgcttttTTTCTAAATATCGGTTAGGGTTCAAACCCCACCCCACTGATCCTACACCCGCACCGTCTCCACGTGCTGATATCTCGGCGCGCCATCACAGAAATCAGCGGTCATGATTGACTGTATGTACGGCACTGCTGATGCACGTAGTGTGGGCAATAATTCCTCCATCCTGAGAGCTAATATGCCGACTTGAACTGCGAAGGTATGTTAGTACAAAAAATTACGGTCAAATCCCTTCTAAGGTTTTAGATGAATTATTTATAAATTCTTAAGTGACAAGTCAATCTAGCATGCTGCAGTAATATTATTTCTTACTTTCTAGTTGAGATATAAATTAATTTGGAAATCCCGATGCAAGTAAAATCTTGAGCATATTTAGAAACCCTAGTAAGCTATAACGAAAACATAGCAATACATGATAGCCAACGGAGAGGAGATAACaatggaagaggaagagaagaaagaattaATTATTTAAGAAAATCATTAATCAATGAAGCTCTAGAAAATAAGGATATAATAGATCAtgtcgggaaaaaaaaaaataatatcccTATTTTGTAAGATTGCGATCGACAAAACAGACCATTAAGTTAGCATTAACTTTACATGAGATGAATGTGGAGGGTAGCTTGCTTCACCTCTGTATAACAATTGGTATTGGTTAATTAGCAACCTTAAAACAATTACATATCCATGTAGAAACctgctaatattttttttgttgttgttttggTAGGGTACATAGTGACTCTGTGATCACTATATGAAGTCTTCAATTGAAGGACTTATACATGATTTAAAACAAGTTTCGCTTTGAGGTTAAACCTAGGTGAGCTGGTGATGCTCAAACCTCTTGTTGAAGCTTCACTCAAAAGTTCGTTTTTAGTGGTGGAGAGGTTTGTTGAGGAAAAAATATTTCTAAGTTTATAGTTGAGGCTTAAAATTGTTATAAGTCCTTAAGTAGTGCACAAAGTCAGCTAATATTGTTGACTTTGTGAGCTTGACAAAAAGAGAAAATTGGCTACAGGAGGAAACTTTCTTCATTGCAAGGTACCATAGAAATATGTATAACATATATTTTCTTTAGTTCCAGGCTTGCGCAATTCACCTAGGAGGAAGTATCAATAACTTTGGTTCCATCTGATTAATTTTCCTCGGTTATTGATACAACTCAATAAATATTATACCACTTTTGTATTTTATGCATCCCTTGAAACCTACTAAGATGGAGGGTTGcaattgtcaaaaaaaaaaatggggggTGTCATCAGCATTTGCTAACTTCACATGGAGCCAAACCAATTTCTTAGTAAAGTATTATTTGTATATGACATGTGCAATATGAATGACATATCCATTAGACTGCCAAGGGTTGCTTTGACTCCATTCTTTTTCTATTATGctcgtattttttttttctttattaatctTAAACGTAGAGGAACCTGTGTAATTgtgcatttgaaaaaaaaatatactatatattgtttaattttttcttgAGATATATATGCATTTATATATGATCTCAACAATTTAGCCCGCGGTCACGTGCGAACGCCATATCAACGTGGTTAGATAAGTCAAATCAAGTGCAAATGGACTAGATATGGTTCACCTGTAATAAATCATATTAGGTGGGTAGGTGCAAGTCGAAAGGTAGCTACAACATGAATAAACAGGCTGAAAGATTAAAACTTGGCCTTGATCAACCATGATACATGGGCACGAGCTACAAGTCAGAGTATCAACCACAGTCTTGAACTCACTTTCTTCACTAGCTTGGGTTTGCAATTACACTACATGCAGGATTATAAGAGCAAATCTTCGAAACCACTAAGGATAGTGGCGATGTGGGCCATTACAAGGACCAATGATTTCTATTACAGTTATTATGTttctaagtataaataaatataattatattttgtaaaaagaaaaaaaatgaaatctatatcaataaattttattttatcttagctTTATTTTATCCTACACTTTACTTTTCAATACTTTGATATAGTATTAATACACCCTTATACTTAACCAAATCCATCTTCCTCAAATGATAGTATCATAATGTTAAAAATTCTTGATCAAGATACTTAGAGTCACGCTACTCTCGTATCTTTCCTTCAATTATCATACTTCTGACTACTCTAACGATGGTGGCACGCCTATGTATGTATTTATCCATATTATAATTGGCTTGTCAAATGAGCTTTCTGGCACGTCCATCATTAAACAACGAGAAAAACCTTGTGCACAAACAATATGATTTAGAGCATTGAAGGTACAATGATTTTATGAAGATGCTCAAGAGCATCCTCATCGCAATTCTTCTCTTAGTCACATGGCAATCTCCCAAAGATGGTACATATAAAGTTAATGTGGATGTAGCTATCTTTTACACTTGTTGATTGAACGGATTGGGGCTTATTATAGGAGATAGAAGAGGAGAGTTTGTGGCTACATCTCCCATCACGGTTTCTTTGAAATCACCGTCCCTAATAGAAGTTTTGGCCTCGAAGGAAAGAGTACAATTTGTGGTAATGTAAATATCTTAATGCTTAATCTTGAAGGAGATTTCATAAAAGTTGTCATTGCTCTACGAAAACATCTTAGAATAATTGTAGGATACGAAGCATTTATGTTTTCAATTGTCAACTTATTCCTTCAATCCtgcaaaaaagagagagaagcttTTGAAACATGGATAGAAGAATCCTGCAGAGCGGTTGCTCATCAACTAttcttaattttattaataaaacttCATTTTTCTATCAAAGGAAAATCCcaatatttttctcaatatCTTAGGAAAGGAAAAGAGGCACACTTGCATCTTTAACTAGGAGGAATCAAAGTTGTTCAAACTTTCACCCTCATGCATCACACATGCTAAACATTTACATAAAAATGCCAACAATCCATGTTCAATAGAGGCCGGGTTCCTCCAGAAAATTATTTGCAGAACTAAGCTGTTTGACACCTCAAGCATATCATAACGCACTTAAAACACTTACTAAATTGCActagcaagaaaaagaaaatggcgAGATAGCACATTATATTGGACACAAATTATGAAAATTGTGCAAACTAGTCCCACATCATTGATTcgctaaataaattttaaatatttatacagattcaaaaaatttaaataaaatcttatatctaatttttttaaataaaattctgAATTATTATAAATAGTATCAAAGCAAATCCATCTTACACTAtaaaaaaatttggaagaaTCTATACAAGCATATGTCTAGTCTGAAATCAGTTATTCACTAAATAGATAttagatacttatacagaattaaaaaattttaataattttttttgattagctcttttttattttttattttgaataagGTTCTGGTTGTTACACAAATGGCGTACCATCGTGATCAAACAAAGATTGCAGGAGGAAGAACTAACCTCCCctagttttcttttttcataaaaataaatggAAATCCACCTTATTTCATCAATAAATGAAATGAGAAGGAGGACTCGGACACCAAAGATCAGCCAAAATCCAGCATTTATTCCACTTCTACGTACGTTTTACATGCAAAATATAAACAGATGGCCTTAGAACAGCAGGGGCAAGCAGCTGCTGCTTCCTCTGACTTCAATCTTTCTGTGGGCGCGCATCCATTGTGAAGAACTCCTTGGCATATTGGTTCACCTTGGATCCTGATCCCGTCCGATGGTCATAGTACTCAACCAACGCTGCTCCGGCCAAGGCAGCCAGAGTGAGAGCCTGAGCATGTAACCTTTAAAATAAACACAGCCAAATGCCAAATCTTATTACTCGAGATCGAAATGATAAAAGAAATAATCACAAACATGTCAAGGAATTATaataaaccaaaaaaataaattatagtttttttttttgtgtgtgtatgCAGAATTAGGGGGTGACCTGAAATTAAATCATGTTTAAATCCAATATAAGCAGTAGAGGAATCTTAATAGGATTCATTCGGTAATGGTTTACATATGATAACATTGTTTGATAGGATCTTTAGTTTGTCGAGGAGAATGTggcaataattaaaataaagtaACTAAACTGAATAAAACTCAATTTTAACAAAGAAAAGAGAGTGGGTTGGTTCCAACCAAACCTTGCATGGATGATCTTAACGCTGGGTTTCATGCTCGGCCGAGACCAATTGTACGCGATGGAGCTCCCTATGCCGCTCAACCACAAACAACCTTTAAAGAGGGGgttaaaaaacaaaagaatttgGCCAAtgttaagaaaaataaagaagataTGTAGAGaggaaacttaaaaaaaaaaaaggaaagaaaaaggagaaatttGAGAAATCAGTAAGTTACCAACGGTTCGAAGCTTGTGATCTATGACCCACTTCCTCATCGATTCAATCGTGCTTGGGCTCTCTGCCATTTTTCcggcttttttcttctcttcttcaatCGAAACGCAGAGGATTTGTAAGGGGAGGAAGAGTTTGGCCTTCCGTTTAAAAAGGTAAGAAGGGGCACGGATTCTGGCTCCGGAACAACAATGGCTTCTAAAGAGGAGTCTTGCAATTATTGTAATTAGTTGACACGCGTCAGATGCCGATGAGTTCAGATACGTGTAGGTAAGATACTGGTGGAGGAGTCGCTTGTGTGTTGCTAGGATCTCATTCGAACTGCTTCGGTTCCCGTGGTGCTTGAAACAGGGGGCTGCCCCGGTTTTGGTTCACGTAGATTGCGGTGAGAGGGGGAATGAAATGCTGCAAATTTCGTTGCATGAATATTATACTTGTGGAATAGTTCTCTGACGCGTGTAATTTTTTGGGTTTGTATCTGAACCCAGCATGTAACTATTTAAAATACCATGTGTTTGCTCACTGATTACGCCCACCGCGCATTTGGTTTTGAATTTAATTAAGGCAATTGTACCTGGTTCTAGATAGATATGTACAGATTTGTACTTCATGACTTATACAGTttatcttttctatttttttaatcatgcTCAAATGCTAATCCTAAGGTCCGTTTTAGGTGTGGGTCACACTTGCTCTTTATGCTATTTTAGAGAAAGCTGTGAGGTTTGAGGCTGAGAGACTGAGAGAGGAGGGTCATCAGCGGTGACCGCAGAGGGCCATGCATGTTTGACCTAGCAACATGTACATTACTGTGCCATACGTGTATTGTGAGGGAGCAATACTAATCGTCCATTTTCAATATAGGTTGTGAGAATCCGTgcagacgtgtgtttagtcccacataggttatttgctgggtagatcttagaaaggaacctaaataataccttccggctacccattttggatgaggtcctgggttgttacaaatggtatcagagcggacccatcttataacctatgtggactaggtgacactgcagcacggatccattggggctgatcatgggccgatcgtggtgtttgtgaatagatttgaagaaatttgaatccttagcctgacgaggacgttagGGCTTAAACGGAGGaaatatgtgaggatccgtgtggacgtgtatttagtcccacaatgaacctaaataataccttccggctagtcattttgggtgaggtcctgagttgttgcATAAGCGATGTGTTTTTCATCTAAACATGCGTACCTCTCCGCatgacaaacatgcatcatagagGTTACCAAGTTGGGTTTCCTCTGCTTTGCACAATCGTGGAACTCCCCTTACCTCTCCATCTCATTCTTAgcatttctcctcttctcctttctttcctctccctctctttttctctcctcttttctGGGCTGGTGGAGGCTAGAGTTCATGGTCGATAGTGACAAAGAGGCCGACATCGGTGAGGAAGCCAATGACGCTCTTGACCAGCACTTTTAGTGGCAAGATCTAGCTATAGAGCTAGCAAAGTCCTGCTGATGAAGCTACAGCAAGCAATAGTCCCCAGCAAATGGATTGATAAATGGAACAAATGGTGCTAGCAGTATATCTCGTTTTAACAATTGAAAGAtggtcaaaaaaaaatctataattgATAGGGCTTTTTTCTATACCTATAAATTCGATTGGATCTGAAAACCTAAGGAAGGTTGATCAGTTGAGTAGCTTCAAGCTGTCGCTAGAGAATGCCTACGATATGGTAGAGATTCTTGCTTCATTGAGTGGTGGCTTGGCAGGGGTCCAGACCACCGTTAAGACGAGTGAGG
The Phoenix dactylifera cultivar Barhee BC4 chromosome 3, palm_55x_up_171113_PBpolish2nd_filt_p, whole genome shotgun sequence DNA segment above includes these coding regions:
- the LOC103703614 gene encoding uncharacterized protein LOC103703614; the encoded protein is MAESPSTIESMRKWVIDHKLRTVGCLWLSGIGSSIAYNWSRPSMKPSVKIIHARLHAQALTLAALAGAALVEYYDHRTGSGSKVNQYAKEFFTMDARPQKD